The genomic stretch CCCAACGCAATGAACTGCTATTAATGTTGTGCTCTCAAACAGAACAACATATGCGTGTTTCTGACTTTCGTTTATATAGTTGTCTCTTCGAACAGCACTGATGTGATTGGAAATGACAGCAATGTCCTCAAGAAGATGAAGATCTGTGTCCTctaaacaaaatgaatgaataatcatCCAAACCATTTGTATGGAGATTAAAATCCATGCACTGCTAACAGAATGCAAACGACTGTTAAAGGTTATTAGTGTTGTAAAAGCATTTTAATTGACATTTTTCTCAAGTTAAATCTCTGTGAGAttgactttaaaataatgtttcacttgTAAACAAGTCTTGATATCTAATGTGGTGTTGttataaaatgcatgtttattctttgatgaacatttaaaaatagctgTGTGCTCAAAGAAGATCAACTTTTTTAACACCTTGTCATAAGTAAGTCTATATTCATGGTGAAAACAAAGTGATTAACAAAAGTCATACAATTTCCAAAAACCTAAAACATCTAAGATAAATACAAGAAAAATTTAATACCATGAAATGAAATATGTATCCTTGTTGTAAGGAGCAGAAATACTCACGGCACTTGCGAATATCACAGCGCTCTCTCTCCAACGTCGGGTCGGTGGTGTAGCACCAGGGCACCGGAGACGCATCCGGGTTACGACAATAATTATCAGCCAAACTTTTATCAGGATGCCTGGATTCACAAACATCGGATATGatcttattttacattattatatcacCATCCACTGAAAATCACAGCAATTcctgattaaaataaattgcCAAAAAGCTCTGAGAATAGATGTGCAGCATTTAGCGCAGATACAGAAACTTGCTTTGATATTCCAATATCCCGTGCAATTAAATTCCCACATTATTAAGTGTGACTTTAGTTCTGTGGTATAGGCTATATTATATTCACTTCTCTGGCTGGTAGATGTGTTGATGCGGAGACTGTTGGTCCCATCTCTGACACTCTTTCCCGCTCACTGTGTGATCCATCTGACCTCTGTAGTCTTCTCCATTACAAGTGATGCAAACCTCTAATAGAGAAACATACACAAACATCTGCTCAGAACAAACCGCTTATGAAAGTAAAAGCACACTGCAAACGTAAGTAACTGGCCTTACCGTCTTTGCACTGGGGAATGTCGCAGCTCTCATATCTGTGATCAGGGTCAGTGGTGTAACACCAGGGTCCGTTGGGGTCACTGTCCGGATTACGGCAATAGTTGAGCTCCAGGCCATTAGCAGCAGACGGAGTCCTACTACTCAAAACAGTGGTGACATCATTCTAATACTGCAGTTCAGCATGTTttgacttccttcaaaaacatctCTAAAAATTCCAAACTTGTAAATCGTATGTTGAAACCAATCATATCATATTAAACAAAAACTGCTAGTATAATTGCTTTTGTTAACCATGTACAGTTGATTTGGACAACATGAAACTGATCCTCTTTAccttttaaatacacattcttgaTCTTTTTGTGCACCCAAACAAGAGTGTCCAAAAAACTTTACGGGACATTCTAGGTATAAAGTAGGTACTGCTatgttacaattaaataataataaaaaaacataggttgcactttattttacagtcctgttcctcatgtacatactatgtacttattatagtaattacaataactatgtaataactaggtactaaccctgaacctacccctaaacctaaccctaccccatgtagtcaccttgtattaccagaactttcttagataaatacactgtaaatacactataagtacatggaagtacatgtactgtaaaaacatacaaatatacataaagtTTATGCAACATTCTGTATTCTATGTTTCATATCATACCCGTGATCATGAGGAAATTTGGACCACCACTGTTGACATGTTCGTCCATTCTTAGTCGTCGACACTTTCCCTCGATAGTCTTCTcctttacccacaatgcacttcCTTACATAGACTGAGTACAGGTGGTGGTTAACAAGTGGTGGTTAAGCGATATGGTTTTTAATGGCTAATAACATAGCACATCTCCTTATAATCTTTCAATctatttaatacttaaaaaaatctacTGAAAAACATTTTGAGAATTCATTTGTCACCTTTCATCTCATAAAGGTCACAGTTCACGTTTCTCTCGACGTCTGCATTGTCTCCATCGCCCACCGAGGGCAGATGTTTACACACCAAAGATGGACGAAACTCATAATTGAAAGCtctggaaagtaaaaaaaaatacatatactacTCCCTTGAgtaaaagaagtgtgcttaagtgtcagggccggccctgaccaatttgctgccctaggcatgattttacctggcgccccatgcatcacagcccatttcaccctgtcattgtgttcatgatttagcatatatatatatatatatatatatatatatatatatatatatatatatatatatatatatatatacacatacacacacacacacacacacacattacagcagaactgtttccaacactcataataaatcatcatattagaatgatttctaaaggatcatgtgatagactggatgtcaaatgtgacactgaagaatggagtaatgatgctgaaaattcagctttgcatcacagaaataaatgataatttaaagtataataaattgaaaacaaattattttaaactgtaataatatatcacaatattacattttttctgtatttttgatcaaataaatgcaggcttgatgagcagaagaaacttctttcaaaaacattaaaaatagtaatgtttccaaacttttggcctgtactgtgtccccccaaaactgcacaactgtagagtaaaacattaataaaaaagtgacaataaaaaatgcgtcttaaaactgacatgactgtacaaaatcacagtctggggactcagaactcagaacaactgctaacattaagtttaaggtaaaaataactgccatgaaattatagtatcttagcgtactcctatgcaataaattgttctttgactacatctctttacctctgtctttaacctcttctcttctttttggcactgtatctatcgcagactatgctcatttataatgtgtcatgtaaattcggccttccgtcacaatcaggaaactttcaccgtgtctagaactggcgcgagctgccaggcgcgtttctacgagctgtgtgttaacaaaagcagtgctgtctacattggatgcggcgtcgggcacgctacacaacaaattaccaacaactgatcgtgcgcgcgctctgtttctgacgcacttcaagcactcgatgggcgggggaagattgaaaaGCCCATTTAAGTGTACTTAAACATAGACCGTACACTCTTAGGAAGTGCAGTTTGTAAaaatgtcacgctgccagtctttgttttcctgggtgttccctagtgagctcacttccccttaggcacttcaccataggcactttaattccgctagtctggttgtgtcttcacagtaattgcactccaattagaatcgcacaggtgttgacaatactctgtcattagtttccctatatagagctgtctttctctgttgtcatcatggagtcctttccttatgtgtctcatgctctcgttcccccgagacttcctctaccttctcattcttccgagttccccgtttcatccggttccctcttttggttacgtttgtctctcatgactgtttatttttgtagttacccctctgtttaaataaaaacccttacctgcatttggatctatcctctctttgtgttttcccaaacccaaccgtgacagaaggactccatcatgcctagatccagcggtgtgagatttcgaatcggttccccagccaccatggaggaacggagggggagattccggaacttaaccacccttcatcaagagggaagggaggtgggtggcctggcgcaattgttttggactttggcagtcgggttaggttacaatgatgcagcactaaaggatttgtttaataattgcctggatgatcctttacctcaatgggagatgaaggggttagagatcctggacttttgggggtttaccaattacctgcaccatcgtgctcagtgggatgcaacaaccacaccagagtttccagacaaggctgccagctcagccccacagcacaagatggccgccaccccaaccccacagcacaggatggccgccagcccagccccacaacccaagatggccaccagcccagccccacagcccaagatggccgccagcctagcgccacagctcaagatggccgccagcccagcaccacagcacaagatggccgactcaacgccaccgactctccatcgtagagggcggaggaggagacaggcagctactgttcctcaggacccggagaacgttcccgagcgggcggctgccgtccatgaggccattcccgatgcggtgcccgctgctgttccggaggcggtggccgaggctgttcccgatgcggtgcccgctgctgttccggaggccgaggcggtggccgaggccgttcccgatgcggtgcccgctaatgttccggaggccgaggcggtgcccgatgcagttcccgaggcggtgcccgatgctgtttccgaggccgaggctgttcccgagaaggtgctcgatgctgttcgagaggccgaggcaatgcccgatgctgttcccgatgtggtgcccgctgcggttctggaggccgaggcggtacccgttgctgttccggaggccgaggcggtggccgaggccgttcccgatgcggttcccgttgctgttctggaggccgaggcggtgcccgctgctgttccggaggccgaggcggtggccgaagccgttcccgatgcggttcccgttgctgttccggaggccggggcggtggccgaggtcgttcccgatgcggtgcccgctgctgctccggaggccgaggctgttcccgaggcggtgcctgatgcagttcccgaggcggtgcccgatgcagttcccgaggcggtgcccgatgctgttcccgaggcggtgcccgatgtagttcccgaggcggtgcccgaggcagttcccgaggcggtgcccgaggcagttcccgaggcggtgcccgaggcagttcccgaggcggtgcccgaggcagttcccgaggcggtgcccgatgcagttcccgaggcggtgcccgatgctgctcccgaggcggtgcccgatgctgctcccgaggcggtgcccgatgctgctcccgaggcggtgcccgatgctgctcccgaggcggtgcccgatgcagttcccgaggcggtgcccgatgctgttcccgaggcggtgcccgatgctgtccccgaggcggtgcccgatgcagttcccgaggcggtgcccgatgcagttcccgaggcggtgcccgaggcggagcccgatgcagttcccgaggcggagcccgatgcagttcccgaggcggagcccgatgcagttcccgaggcggtgcccgatgctggtcccgaggcggtgctcgatgttgttcccgaggcggtggccgatgcagttcccgaggcggtgcccgatgctgtttccgaggccgaggctgttcccgagaaggtgctcgatgctgttcgagaggccgaggctatgcccgatgctgttccagaggcggtgTCCGATACAGTTCTggaggcggtgaccacaaggccgtggtggtcttctactccgccctgggggactctggcggtgaccacgaggacgtggtggtcgtccgctccaccctgggggactcgggcggtgaccacgaggacgtggtggtcatccgctccgctctgggggactccggcggtgaccataaggacgtggtggtcttctgctccgccctggtggactccggcctcgaccacaaagacgtggtggtcttccgctccgccctggagggctttgactttgaccacaaggccgtggtggtcttccactccgccctggaggactctggccttgaccacacggctgtggtggtcatctgctccgtcctggtggacgcctcaacatgcccttcatggacttatgttttgtgttttttgagtcctgtttctgtctgttccttttagtttagtctggccctccttccctccccctgagcctccacctgtccgcctccctcctggactccttgttttgtgttgcacctttccatttcccctggttgctcctgtccctgttttctgtccctccgtccctccccctggtccgccgccgttccacctccctcctgcctctttttctgttggggttttcctgggtttaggtggagcatctggtagctgctccgtagggagggggtaatgtcacgctgccagtctttgttttcctgggtgttccctagtgagctcacttccccttaggcacttcaccataggcactttaattccgctagtctggttgtgtcttcacagtaattgcactccaattagaatcgcacaggtgttgacaatactctgtcattagtttccctatatagagctgtctttctctgttgtcatcatggagtcctttccttatgtgtctcatgctctcgttcccccgagacttcctctaccttctcattcttccgagttccccgtttcatccggttccctcttttggttacgtttgtctctcatgactgtttatttttgtagttacccctctgtttaaataaaaacccttacctgcatttggatctatcctctctttgtgttttcccaaacccaaccgtgacaaAAAATGCCAAATGAAAGTACTGCATTTGAAATCATTCAGTTTTAATAAACTTTTCCATGCTTTAAGGAAGTactcttattttgatgtgttgactaacatattaAGAACAAGtggtgtgttatttgatattataatataaatattatattataataatattataatataaatattttttatatatttaaagttaaCAGTGCACAAAATTGCAAAGGACAATATAagttaattatgaaattacatacaaAGATATattacttaagtgggtcaaaaagctAAGTttagctaattgcatttaaaataaatgtatatttattaatataataaatagtatatttgcatttaaataacatGAAATGAAGTGTCCgaaacattacatttagtttgcacttaaatatattatgtaaaagtaTTGTAATAAGTATAgttaataatatatttctttttcacatttacagacaaaataaggaaaaaagtactaaacaaatgaaatttgtcaaattagattttttttcccctttcttttttaaatcattcaACTACATAGTGAGAATTATGTTTTGGGTACAGAGCTGAtacatgcaatgcatgctgggatggAAAGTAGGGATATGAGACCTGCATTCTGGACTCTGTGTGCAGCGTTTAGCACAATCCtccaaagtgattcccggaagtTCAGTCAGACGGTTGACGTTCCAGGATTTCAGGACCAGCTCTCTCCCCTCGGATCGCTGGAAATCATTCAGTGCGCTGCGGAATGCTGTGAAAACACACATCAGAAAGATGCACTAGTTATTTGACCACTTtggatttatttagtaaaaaagaaaatcaagctGAAACTCCCAAAACCAAAAAGAAAGGACAGAACTTTTTTGTGACAGAGGTTATTAGATAAAAACTatttggtttaaaataaaatgaaatctttGTTACAGTGCATGTTCAAAAACAAGCCTCAGTCTATAAAACGTAACCTTGTTTGGATTGATGTTAGTGAATCTGGCAGActcttaaaatgttaaaatgttgtgatgttccttctctctgtgtgtgtgtctgtgtgtgtgtgtgtttgtgtgtgtgtgtgtgtgtgtgtgtgtgtgtcagaggggCTTAAACACACATGACCTTTGGATCTGTAAACTACATCAGTTCCACAAAATTCCCAGTGTCATGGCATGATCATGAAGCGATGCCCAAATGACTACAGAGTAGATatgtataaaaaacattaaacaccTATATGAATATGTTCCTGTACACATGATGAAAAAGACCattaataacacaaaataataagaaCAAGGAGTCCTATAGTGACCAATATTTACCATGGCACTGAATCATATTAATTTACTATGATAATTCCATGTTTTCACATTGAATCTTTGCAAGAGTTACTCAAATATCAAGAAGGTGCAGTACATCTCTCTAGTCTATACACTAGTGTTTTGTTTAGCTCAGTCTAGTCTGTTCTTTAAAAACACACCATTGTTTTGGCCAAAATATGAATGTAATTACTTGTAAAgtagtaattaattaatataggACCTCTAAGATTAAGGAACTTTGATATTTTGTCTGTAAATTTGTCTTATGACAATGCATGGTAAATAATACCCGcagttttattataatattagtacTTATGGTGTTTGAGCAGAAACATGCTGAATGGAGTAACTAGTGTTCGCTGCATGTTTAAGAGTCAACAATTAGGCTGACTAAAACAATTCACCTTAAAATACAATGTTTAATGTATCAAAATATTGATCTTACCATGAACGGTGTCAGGCCAAAGCAGCAGAGCTGTGAGATAGAAGAGAGGAATCATCGTATAAGAGCTGCTTTACTCCAACAGCAGAGCTCATCTGAGGACTTTGATTCTTTTCAAATGGTTGAATTGATGAAgggggtggtgtgtgtgtgtgtgtgtgtgtgtgtgcgtgtgtgtgtgtgtgtgtgtgtgtttactcctCAGTTGACTTGACAGAACAGGACATTTCCCAATAAATCTTGCTGAAGTAAACATCTCTCAAACATATATCAAAAACAAAGAAAgtgatgataataatagtaatggcaataataataataataataataataataataataataataataataataataataacaaagccttaagttattattagtagtaactTAAAACTCGTGGTAGCCTAATAatcaaactatttaaatatttttcatatttgttaattaaatattactataCAGCCTACTAACATTAAAtaactactttttattttatatccaccatattttttttcttaatcatcTTATTTTGGATTTCTTCATCATTCATGTCAAAGACAACTGACTGTTTATGAGCAAGCAATTTAATCATTCACGTGAGTGAGTCATTAAAGCATTGATTCGTTACTTTAATTGAGCCTTTGGACATATTCCTATCTTAATTCCCCTTTTCCCAAGAGCATGCTTtatcaaaatacaaaagaaaacataataGTAGCTTAAATAGGTGATTAAGCAATATTTTGTTATTGACTTCAGTGAACAAACAAATATGACGGGATAATTCATTCACTAGATTGGTTTACAAACGTACGAGCACCGTTTGACACGATTGTAGATGATCTGATCACAATTATATAACCCCAAACCACACTTTAAACATGTGTAAATTAACCCAAGATTCACTCAGAAGTGATCAGGAACCGATTCTCTCCGAAGGTGTCAAATCAAATCAGCATTCGCATCGACAAGTAGCCATAGATAAAATGTAAACAGCGTATTATTTTAGTCATAATCTCATTACAAGTAGAAAACGTGTGAAACGCTAAATGTGAGCCATTTAGCCtgccataataataaaaaaaaaaaaaaaaaaaaaaaaaggcaaaacaatTGTATAATGACTTGTTAGGATCGTTTGGCAGTGACAGCATAGTGATTTTAAAAGCTGCTTGCAGTTTTGTCATTTAAGAATAAATCATGAATTAATAATtagcataaaatacttttatgtAGCGTTTATGGAGGTTGAAGTTTTATAGTTAGCCGCTAGAGGTCAATGTGTTTCTCTGGTAAAACTGACAGAATCTTCCGGGAGTCG from Carassius auratus strain Wakin unplaced genomic scaffold, ASM336829v1 scaf_tig00033555, whole genome shotgun sequence encodes the following:
- the LOC113081273 gene encoding hepatocyte growth factor-like protein, which codes for MIPLFYLTALLLWPDTVHAFRSALNDFQRSEGRELVLKSWNVNRLTELPGITLEDCAKRCTQSPECRAFNYEFRPSLVCKHLPSVGDGDNADVERNVNCDLYEMKVYVRKCIVGKGEDYRGKVSTTKNGRTCQQWWSKFPHDHGRTPSAANGLELNYCRNPDSDPNGPWCYTTDPDHRYESCDIPQCKDEVCITCNGEDYRGQMDHTVSGKECQRWDQQSPHQHIYQPEKHPDKSLADNYCRNPDASPVPWCYTTDPTLERERCDIRKCPESPKHHSHSGYTTDCFQGRGEDYRGKVNETSSGIPCQRWDAKKPHKHQFSPKTYECKGLEENYCRNPDGSEAPWCFTSLSAMRTALCLQIKRCADDIEAEDCYNEIGKKLSGVLSARHVKVFSARNGVSIHLTKPR